One Deinococcus radiopugnans ATCC 19172 DNA segment encodes these proteins:
- a CDS encoding transposase, whose translation MDEWFGDLKVGEVRYLAEQANIFGEVMQVVITDFSAWDTCVLYRARWSAECTFASIKVRGFDLERMGSTRPDRLERLFGLVILAWVSCLRVGVWLQAQVPVKVKAHGRTAMSLVRYGAEQRCHALRWNLPKLPGLIRLLSTPFRVPGAT comes from the coding sequence GTGGACGAGTGGTTCGGCGATTTGAAGGTCGGGGAGGTGCGGTACCTTGCCGAGCAGGCCAACATCTTTGGCGAGGTGATGCAGGTCGTGATCACGGATTTTAGCGCGTGGGACACGTGTGTGCTGTACCGAGCTCGCTGGTCCGCGGAGTGCACCTTCGCCAGCATCAAAGTGCGCGGCTTTGACCTAGAGCGCATGGGCAGCACTCGACCGGACCGACTGGAACGCTTGTTCGGGCTGGTCATCCTGGCGTGGGTCAGCTGCCTGCGGGTGGGCGTGTGGCTCCAGGCACAGGTGCCAGTCAAGGTGAAGGCCCATGGCCGAACGGCCATGAGCCTCGTGCGGTACGGCGCGGAACAGCGGTGCCATGCCCTCCGGTGGAACCTACCCAAGTTACCCGGACTGATCAGGCTGCTGAGCACGCCCTTTCGCGTGCCAGGCGCGACTTGA